The following is a genomic window from Mustela lutreola isolate mMusLut2 chromosome 5, mMusLut2.pri, whole genome shotgun sequence.
AACAAAGGAGGCAGTGGAACTGACGCGGGACCCCAGATTACCTTTTCAGCTGACTGGGCAGTGCCAAAGAAGATAGGCACAAAAGCCAACCAGATGATGCATGTGGTATACATGGTGAAGCCGATGGGCTTGGCCTCATTGAAGGTCTCAGGCACGCCGCGGGCTTTGATGGCATACACCGTGCACGTGACCATGAGCAGGAGGCTGTAGCCCAGGCAGCCGATGAGGGACAGGTCCGACATGTCGCACTTGAGCACCCCTCTGGCCTGCTCTGGGTCCACTGTCCGTTGTTCTTCATAGTCGATCACGCTGTGTGGGGGCTGGGCTCCCAGCCACGCCATCACTCCCACCACCTGCAGGAGCCAACACGGGTCAGGAACACATGCAGCCTGGCCACCCACCAATGTCTCTGGCAGGTTAGGGTCACCTTGAGGTTCCTGGCCTACTTAGTGGGATGCGCAGGCCTGAGAGTCCCCATGGAGAGGGGAGGACCATCCAGGAGGGAACTGCCTACGCAAAGGCTGGTGGACAGAAGGGGTTGCCGTGAAGATATGTGCTGGCAATATGAGGGCTGGCTGAGTAATGGGCCCTGGATGTCCTCTTCCTGTATCCCAACCATCACCAAGTCCTGCAATATACAGCGACTACAGGCAGAGGTGGCCTACACACAGTCCCTCTGAGCCAGCTTGGGGAAGGAGCCAGTGTCTGTCCCACTGATTAAGGGCTAGACTCAGCAGAGATTCTCTTTCCTAACAACACCCCACCCCTGGCCGCCCAGGGGTAGTCAGTACCATCTCCATTCTGTAGATGTGAAAACACTCGCTTGATCCCATCTAGCACCATGGCAAACCTAGTTCCTTCATATCAAACCTAGTTCCTGAGGACCCATTCCTTCTCCAGATCCTGAGAACTTCTGAACATAGTATAACGAAATCCTGTGGGTATGCAGAGTGAAGCCCAGAATGAGGCACTAAACTGAGTAGAAAGGATGTGAGCTGATGCTGGGTGGCCCTGGAGGTTATCAAAATCAAACTCAAGCACTGGATGTtgtacacaactaatgaatcatggatagtacatcaaacactaatgatgtactatatgatggctaactgaatatatatatttttaaattactgcaaaaaaaaaaaaatcaaacacagggatgcctgggtggctcagtcagttaagcatctgccttttagtcaggtcatgatcccagggtcctgggatctgcattgggctctttgctcagtggggagcctgcttctccctctctctctgcctgctgctgctcccttggcttgtgcgctctctctctctgataaataaataaaatcttaaaaaataagtcaaaagcAAGCACTAATAGGGAGGAGATGGAGTAGCAGTTCCCTCACAGAGACAGAAGacatgaccttgagcaaaagGAAGCTGGGGAGCAGGAATTAAGACACATGCAATGAAGGCAGGACCCTAGAGGGGCTTCCCCTTCATTTGTGCTGGTTGCTCACTGTACAAGACTGTctggtatgtatatatgtgtggggGGCATGTAGGGCTGAAATCAAGCCAACACTTCAGTGCCATGCTATGAACCTAGAGCAGGGCTGTGTGATCCCAGAGAAGGGCATGCTTTTTAATAGTTTGTTCACCAGAAAGGAGAACCTTTTTGTGATCCTTCCAGAGGCAGCAGCTCCATGGACAAGGGACTAATAACATCCCACCCACCATCCAGGAGAGCAGTCTGGAGGCTCCTCCTAGAACAAGCTTCTAGGTAGGAAAAAAAGTTGCCTATGAGGAACTCTCATCCAAGGCCTGAGATATACAGGAATAGCAAACAAAAGGGACCCCACCAATTTCACAACCCCTGTAATTGAAAAGGAACTAGCATTAGGGAACTAGCATTAGTacctggaaacaaaacaaacaaagaaaaaaaaaacaactcctacaaaataatagaaaataagcaAAGCACAGGAACAGGCACATCACAGAAGAGGGAACCTCAAAGGCCAGATGCACTAGTAATTAAGTagatgcaaattaaaacgagATGCCATTTCATGTCCACTGTATTGATGAATGACCCAGTAACACTGCAGGTATGCCTCTTTGCAGGGGTTTGGGATTTCCGGAAGGGAGGGTATAATGTGGGGAGTCCAGAGATGAGCCAGGAAGTACTGACTGTCGTCTAAGTACCTCTGTCCTGGGGGCAAAGGGACATTGCAGGGGGTTCGGGCGGGGAAGCAGAGAGGTAAGAGGTCGGGACATTAACAGGTGCTGGACATTGGCCTTCTGGATCTCACAGGGATAGCTCAGGCCCTGCTATCTGCAGGAAGATGGCAACACCTTTCAGTTATGGAGAATTACATAGCCTAAGGTTTGCAGGTAGGAATGAAAGAGGCATACACAGAGCTAGGCAGGAGGAAGGGCTTTCCTGGAGTGCAGAGCGTGCACTGTCCAAAGCAGGCTGAGCACAGGCCCTCCATGTAGCCCTGAGAACTGGCCTGGCTCTACGATGCCACAGTGCCACCCACACCTGTCCCTGAGTGCTACCCTTTGCACAGAAAATGTGCAGTGCTTTCCAGATCATGAGAATAATTTCCAACGTCTAATACTACCACAGAAAACCCCCTGAAGGCACTCTGCTTTTTGCTGCATGTAAGTCATGAAATCCTGGCCATTTGTGGAGCAGGACGCCCCACTACACAGTAAGGTTGCTGGAGCCCATGCTTCTCATCCAGGTTAGCCCAGTGACCCGGCAGCAGGAACTCCCTTTACAGAAACAGCTTCTTTTTCTGCTTGAGAAAAATTATCAGATGgctttgccttatttttataTGGGAGCGAAACTGTGGAAAGCATGTTCCGTGTAGGAAAATAATCTCATTGTTTTTTACAGAAACAGCGCTGGATGCTGGCACTCCCCAGCTTACTGACCCAGTTCCCTCGAGGATGGAGCAGGATGGGGCTTGCGGGAGGAGTTCTGTTTATAGGAGAACAGTGGGGCCGTGGCtcctgcaaattttttttttttaaaacatgggagCCAAAACAGAAGAACGTTTATTGGGTTTTCCGAGTGGAGGACAACCCGCCAGCCCAGCCGTGgtcccttccccctttcccccctCGCGTGGCCCCAAGAGCCCGCGGCCCACCTGCACGGAGGTGAGGCTGAAGGTGATGGCGAGCTGCGAGGTGGGGCTGATGAAGGGCGGGGGCGTGACGGAGCGCTTCCCCTGCTCAAAGATGCGGTAGATACGGTTGGTCTTGGTGAGCAGGGCGGAGTAGCTGAGCGTGGTGCCCAGGCCCAGGAAGAGCCGGCGGGCGGCGCACACAGCCGCTCCGGGCTCGGCAACCATGAGGAAGGTGATGGCGTAGATGAGGAAGATGCCGGTGAGCAGCACGTAGCTGAGCTCGCGGCCGGAGGCGCGGACGATGGGCGTGTTGTTGTGGCGCACGAAGGTGGCCACCACGGTGGTGGTGGCCATGCTGCCCAGCACGGCCAGCAGGAGGGGCGGTGCGGCCCACGGCGAGGACCAGGTGAGGCGCACGATGGGCGTGGGGCGGCAGCCCGTGTGGTTGCGCGTGGGCCGCATGTCCCCGGGGCAGGCCTCGCACGTGAACTCGTCCACCTGGAAGCGGTAGCCGTCGCAGGGCTCGCAGTGCCAGCAGCAGGGCACACCCTTCACCATCTTCTTGCGCTCCCCTGGCCCGCAGGGGAGGCTGCACAGGGATGAGGGCACCTCGCGGGTCTCCCCTGACCACTGCAGGGCTTCCACCTGCGGCACAGGAGACGCGTGGGCCTGAAACATCCACCCGGGGTGGGCTGGGGGGTCTGTGTGCCCCTCCACCCCGCCACCCCGGGCTCCGCGGGTCCGTGCCCACTCACGTCCAGCCTGAGGTTCTCTGCCCACTGGCCCACCGCCTGGTAGCCGCCGCTGCCCGCGCTGCCGTTGGCCGCCTGGTATTGGAAGATGTCGTAACGCCCCGGCGCGTCCCCATTCTCGTTGAACATCACGGGGGTCCCCGCGCTGCCTGGAACGAGAGCCGGGAACCCTCAGCTGGTCCTCTAGTCCCTCCCGGAGAGGCCCCTGGGGCGGCCCAGGATGCAGGGAGGCGTGAGGCACTTGCGCAAAGAAGCTCGGAGTCATGGGGGACatcacctcccccccacccattGGAGGTGGCCGTGGTTAACCACCGCCCCGGAAGTAACAAGCCTCGGGAGCACGTGGGGACAGTGGGACCCCAatgcattgctggtggggatgcaaaatggTGCCGTCACTGTGGAAAACGGTGTGGCGGGTCCTCCAGAAACTGGACGTAGGATTACCACCTGGCCCAGCAAGCCCACTTCCAGGCGTATGTCCAGAAGAAAGGACTCAGCTCAGAGCCTCAAAGATGGGTCACCCACGTTCACGGCAGCATCATTCGTAGTGGCCAAAGGTGGACGCACCAGGGGTTGAATAGACAAACAAAATGTTCCCCTATTCATGCAAGGTGAttcttcagccttaaaaaaggaaaagaggttcTAACGCCGGccacaacatgggtgaaccttgcgGATGTTATACTGAGGGAAAGGAGtcaatcacaaaaggacaaatagtgCCTGATCCCTCTCACAGCAGGTACGTAGAGCAGGCAAAatcatagggacagaaagtaggaTGGAAGTTGACAGAAGCTTGcaggaggggggatggggagttagtgtttaatggagACAGAATTTCGGTCTTGGAAGATAAAACAAGTTCTGGAGAATGGTTGCACAACAGGGCACACACaactaaactgtacacttaaaattggtgaagatgggggcgcctgggttgctcagttggttaagcatctgccttggactcaggtcacgatccccggAGTCCCACAttgactccttgctcagcggggagcctgcttttccctctgcctgctgcacctcctgcttgcactctctctctctctctctctctctctcattctctctgacaaaatcttttttaaaaatggtgaagatggCAAATATGAGCCTACATGTATGTCACCACAgtttatagagaaaaagaaagagcttaGCTGGCCGGGCCAGACGGTGGGTCCAGACCTGTACAAAGAACAATCAGCCTTGTTTCTTTCAGAGGCTTGTTCAGCCAGTTCGTGGGGCTGGTCTGGGGTGATGTTAAGCTGTGCTATTTAACAGACAGCTTGGCAGGCAGAAGGTGCTCCATATTTGGTGGGagaacagtttttaatttttataaagagtaGTCACTGAACAAGAAGCCTATCTTTCCGCACAAACCAGGAGTGTGGCTTGAGTCTTCCTGGGCCTTTTCCAGACCTTATTCTGAGCCCTGCCCATGTGCCAGGCCCTCTGCTGCTACCAGGGGACAGGATACCATTCTGCCTCTCCCATCCCTTTGATCCTGAGTCAACCCAGGTCCAGCAGAGAAATCCATGCCAGGGACATCCCTTCCCTTTGGGAGGGGATCTGTCTCTCACTCACCATTGAAGCGGACTGCTCGGATATACTGCAGCAGCATCCGCCCATCGGTGGTCTCCATGGCTGGGCACAGGCCAGTGAGCCCGGGGCAGAGCGCCTGGTGCATGCTGTGGAGGGCGTGGGCAATGGCGTACACCGCGTCGATCACAAACTGCACCTTCCCCTCCTGCTCGTAGGTCGAGTCCCGGCCGATGCGTTCCTCGCCTATCCTAGGGATGCCCAGAGGAAGTGTGCCCGGCCCTCCTGGGTGCCCCGCCCGGCCTCAGGCCTTCTCCCCGACCTCCCGTGCCACCCCGGGCAGCTCTCACCTGTGCATTTGCGGATGGTGTCATCTGACTGGGTACCTGAGCTGGTCAGTTTGCAGTTAAAATTCTCCTCCCAGAACTCGGCAAACCAGATGTTGCGACGGTTGTTCTCCAGGGAGCGGGTCATGAAGTACTGGTCAAAtcctgagagggaggagagagggcggCAACCATCTGAATGATTCCTCTGTGCCCCTCTACCACTTGCTTACTGTGCAGCTAGGACTGGCCACACGGTCAGCTTCTGGCCTGTGATTTCAAAGCCGTCTGGGGGCTTCAGGGTAGATTGTGCATCCTATTGTAAACTCAGAGCCTCGCCACCTCAAAGACTTTTATGCTGCTCCTTCTTTCCTGGTTGGGATGCGGTGGTAAAGATGTAATGGGAGGAGCTCCCGCAGCCACTTTGTGAATAAGACACCTGAGTCACGAAGGCACAGAGCAACTATGGAGAATGGTGGAACAGAAGTGGGGACAGAGCTCAGGGCTTTGAGAACATCATTAACTCACTGCCCCCAACCTGAAGTGGCCTGTTTTCAGACATCTTATCTGGCGATGACATGACTTTATTGCTAAAACCACTCTCATTCTAAATTGTCAAATGCAACCAAGTGCACTctaagggaaagaaagagcatgaggatGGGTGGGAGGCTGGGAGCCCCGGAAAGTCAGAGTTCTGAGTCTTTACGAGGTTCTGTGCTTCATTAAAATAGCCTGAAGCATCTTGTCGAGGCATCTTCAGTTCAGGCTTTGGGAAAACGACCAAATCCTGTTGTAAAGTGAACCTCTCTGCTGGGTTCTTCCAGATATTCATGGGTAGGAtggtgaagggagggagggaggcaggtttCATCATTTGATCGATGGGACAATATGTCCCCATCCTCGGTtttgctccctttccctcccccctcaAATTAGTGTGTCTTGTGCAGAACCAGAAATACCAGGAAGATAGGcattgaattaaaacaaaaacaaaaacagaaaagccaCAACTAATTCTTGACCCTGTGAAGTGAGGGTGGGCTTTTCCTCCTTTGCCAACTCAAACACTGCTTGCTGGGATGTAGTCACAGAATTTTAGAATCCTAGAATTTGGGAATCCCGGAAGGGACATGGAGCAGGATACacaattttacagatggggaaaacgAATGCCCCCCAAGAGGGGATCGTGGGGAGGACAAGCAGGGGCCTGGGATGTGGTGGGAGAGGGCATCCCGGCACTCACCATCTATGGAAGCTCTTTTGGGCAGGATGGTGATGGCCCCCACAGCCACATCCTCCAGGTTCAGGATGGGAGAGGTCT
Proteins encoded in this region:
- the GRM6 gene encoding metabotropic glutamate receptor 6, which codes for MARPGSARAALPPLLMLMLVLVLVLTQAGAAGAAGSVRLAGGLTLGGLFPVHARGAAGRACGQLKKEQGVHRLEAMLYALDRVNADPELLPGVRLGARLLDTCSRDTYALEQALSFVQALIRRRGDGDEGAVRCPGGVPPLRTAPPERVVAVVGASASSVSIMVANVLRLFAIPQISYASTAPELSDSTRYDFFSRVVPPDSYQAQAMVDIVRALGWNYVSTLASEGNYGESGVEAFVQISREAGGVCIAQSIKIPREPKPGEFNKVIKRLMETPNARGIIIFANEDDIRRVLEAARHANLTGHFLWVGSDSWGAKTSPILNLEDVAVGAITILPKRASIDGFDQYFMTRSLENNRRNIWFAEFWEENFNCKLTSSGTQSDDTIRKCTGEERIGRDSTYEQEGKVQFVIDAVYAIAHALHSMHQALCPGLTGLCPAMETTDGRMLLQYIRAVRFNGSAGTPVMFNENGDAPGRYDIFQYQAANGSAGSGGYQAVGQWAENLRLDVEALQWSGETREVPSSLCSLPCGPGERKKMVKGVPCCWHCEPCDGYRFQVDEFTCEACPGDMRPTRNHTGCRPTPIVRLTWSSPWAAPPLLLAVLGSMATTTVVATFVRHNNTPIVRASGRELSYVLLTGIFLIYAITFLMVAEPGAAVCAARRLFLGLGTTLSYSALLTKTNRIYRIFEQGKRSVTPPPFISPTSQLAITFSLTSVQVGRGLLGPREGGKGEGTTAGLAGCPPLGKPNKRSSVLAPMF